In Solanum lycopersicum chromosome 5, SLM_r2.1, the following are encoded in one genomic region:
- the LOC138348856 gene encoding uncharacterized protein has protein sequence MPLSIYKKLGLGDPKPTVMRLLMGDRTVKRPIRILHDVLVKMQLFIFSADFVILDCEVDFEVPINLGRTFLVTGRALVDMEKGHMKFWLNNEEETYNICSSMRQSGELQSVALVSGQAQVQMDWPLLDYSTILSWSS, from the exons atgcccctctcgatttacaagaagttgggtttgggtgacccaaagcccactgtgaTGCGGCTATTGATGGgcgatcgaacagtgaaaaggcctataaggatactccatgatgtgctagtaaaaatgcaattgttcatattttcggcagattttgttattcttgattgtgaagttgattttgaagtgcctattaatCTTGGGAGGACATTCCTTgttacgggtagagccttagttgatatggaaaaggggcatatgaaattttggttgaacaatgaagaagagacCTACAACATTTGTAgttccatgaggcagagtggtgagctccaatcg gttgcgttggtttccgggcaagctcaagtccaaatggactggcccttacttgattattCAACTATTctctcatggagcagttga